One part of the Neodiprion virginianus isolate iyNeoVirg1 chromosome 3, iyNeoVirg1.1, whole genome shotgun sequence genome encodes these proteins:
- the LOC124300278 gene encoding knirps-related protein-like produces the protein MNQQCKVCGEPAAGFHFGAFTCEGCKSFFGRSYNNLSSISECKNGGECVINKKNRTACKACRLRKCLLVGMSKSGSRYGRRSNWFKIHCLLQEQQQQQQQQQQQQHQHQQHQQHQQHQQQQHHHQQQQSQSQRSPSMSGNMSQRKEEMLMLGLDDYKNSTSPSISSPESHNSDSSVEVSERRALSHPGFRPLHSHHGTDLSAFSKEMLGLPLGFPLGGMPLIPPGFLPPHGLSLFPPYHLYGTPQGTPHPLLPGHCPGVLQHSTLLGVHGDAPQEKLELTGNNNNNNNSRYAQNHNSVSAASPVGNTVETYSKRFYLEAVLKSQRTTPPPQSPTSSKTNSDNETASPLSSPRLRRTSATPPPQDNPMDLSMKNLSTVDGERPESSQSSHNESEKNGDVDDVSEADCSPPKRRPAPIDLTCAKA, from the exons aTGAACCAGCAGTGCAAAGTGTGCGGCGAACCAGCAGCCGGTTTTCATTTCGGCGCCTTCACCTGTGAGGGATGCAAA TCTTTCTTCGGGAGGTCGTACAACAATCTGAGCAGCATATCGGAGTGTAAGAACGGCGGCGAATGCGTGATAAACAAGAAGAACAGAACAGCGTGCAAAGCATGTCGTCTGCGGAAGTGTCTTCTGGTGGGAATGTCGAAGTCAGGTTCGCGTTACGGTCGCCGATCGAACTGGTTCAAGATCCACTGCCTACTCcaggagcagcagcagcagcagcagcagcagcaacagcagcaacaccAGCACCAACAACACCAGCAGCACCAACAGCaccagcaacaacaacatcaccatcagcagcagcagtccCAGAGCCAAAGGAGTCCCTCCATGAGCGGGAACATGTCCCAACGAAAAGAGGAAATGCTGATGCTGGGTCTGGACGATTACAAAAACTCGACGTCGCCGAGCATCAGCTCTCCCGAATCCCACAACAGCGACAGCTCGGTCGAAGTCTCGGAAAGACGGGCCCTTAGCCACCCGGGATTCCGACCCTTGCACTCCCACCACGGTACCGATCTCTCGGCCTTCAGCAAGGAGATGCTCGGACTTCCCTTGGGCTTTCCTCTGGGCGGTATGCCACTGATACCCCCGGGCTTCCTGCCGCCCCACGGCCTTTCCCTCTTCCCACCTTACCACCTCTACGGGACCCCCCAAGGAACCCCTCACCCCCTGCTTCCGGGTCACTGTCCCGGGGTGCTCCAGCACTCGACGCTCCTTGGAGTACACGGTGACGCTCCTCAGGAAAAGCTCGAGCTTACTggaaataacaacaacaacaacaacagtcGGTACGCCCAGAACCACAACAGCGTTAGCGCCGCTTCACCCGTCGGCAACACCGTCGAGACTTATTCGAAACGTTTTTACCTGGAGGCGGTGCTCAAGAGCCAGAGGACGACGCCACCGCCGCAATCACCAACGTCAAGCAAAACCAACTCCGACAACGAGACTGCCTCACCGCTCAGCAGTCCGAGACTTCGTCGGACCAGCGCCACTCCCCCGCCTCAGGACAACCCCATGGATCTTTCGATGAAGAATTTGTCCACTGTCGACGGGGAACGACCCGAAAGCTCGCAAAGCTCGCACAACGAGTCTGAGAAAAACGGCGACGTGGACGATGTCAGCGAGGCTGATTGCTCACCTCCCAAGAGAAGACCAGCTCCCATTGACCTCACTTGCGCAAAGGCGTAG